The following coding sequences lie in one Fundulus heteroclitus isolate FHET01 chromosome 20, MU-UCD_Fhet_4.1, whole genome shotgun sequence genomic window:
- the rassf5 gene encoding ras association domain-containing protein 5 isoform X3: protein MTVSTVLTPSMTSSNSMSSGYCSLDDESEDFTFFTAKTSFFRKPKHAPKQSEGVKEEEERGAKQLSEEEVRAKIESYNAQVSENGMNLAADGSFTGFIKVHLRLSRPVTVEGNRGRAPSDDPDGEKGERTEKRTSFYLPSDCVKQIHIGSLTTTSEVIQGLLKKFMVLDDPRKFALYRQTHRDGQDLFQKLPLSEHPLVLRLIAGPDAEQLTFVLKENETGEVEWHAFSVPELQNFLVILEKEEAERVRAVQQKYTIYRQKLQQALQQQGP from the exons ATGACCGTCAGTACGGTGCTGACCCCCTCCATGACCAGCAGTAACAGCATGAGCAGCGGGTACTGCAGCCTGGACGACGAAAGCGAGGACTTCACTTTCTTCACCGCCAAGACCTCGTTCTTCCGCAAGCCCAAGCATGCGCCGAAG CAGAGTGAAGGAgtcaaggaggaagaggagaggggCGCCAAGCAGCTGTCAGAGGAAGAGGTCCGGGCCAAGATAGAGTCCTACAACGCTCAAGTGTCTGAAAATGGCATGAACCTG GCTGCAGACGGATCCTTCACCGGCTTCATTAAGGTCCACCTGCGACTCAGTCGACCGGTGACGGTGGAGGGCAACCGGGGGCGCGCCCCGTCGGACGACCCGGACGGAGAGAAGGGGGAGCGTACGGAAAAGAGGACGTCCTTCTACTTACCATCCGACTGTGTGAAGCAGATCCACATCGGCTCTCTGACCACGACCAGCGAGGTGATCCAGGGCCTGCTGAAGAAGTTCATGGTGCTGGACGACCCGCGGAAGTTCGCGTTATACAGGCAGACGCACAGAGACGGACAGG ACTTGTTCCAGAAGCTCCCTCTGTCCGAGCATCCTCTTGTCCTGAGGCTGATAGCTGGACCAGATGCTGAGCAGCTCACCTTTGTCCTAAAGGAAAACGAGACTGGAGAGGTTGAG TGGCACGCGTTCTCCGTCCCCGAGCTTCAGAACTTCTTGGTCATCCTGGAGAAGGAGGAGGCGGAGCGCGTCCGGGCGGTGCAGCAGAAATACACCATTTACCGACAGAAGCTCCAGCAGGCCCTTCAGCAACAAGGCCCGTAA